Proteins from one Mastacembelus armatus chromosome 16, fMasArm1.2, whole genome shotgun sequence genomic window:
- the fkbp14 gene encoding peptidyl-prolyl cis-trans isomerase FKBP14 isoform X2 — protein METCFLFIMRASWRAMAPCFIPENCCISVTLGSREHGDKNPVWFTLGIREVIKGWDKGLQNMCTGERRKLTVPASLAYGKEGKGKIPPSSTLVFDIELMEIRNGPRSHESFRNMDLNDDWKLSKQEVKEFLKKEFEKHGYSPNDTNHEVMVDDIFKNEDEDKDGFISVREFTYQHDEL, from the exons ATGGAGACATGCTTCTTGTTCATTATGAGGGCTTCTTGGAGAGCAATGGCACCATGTTTCATTCCAG AAAACTGTTGCATCTCTGTGACTCTTGGCAGCCGCGAGCACGGGGATAAGAATCCAGTATGGTTCACTCTTGGGATCCGCGAAGTGATTAAGGGTTGGGATAAGGGTCTACAGAACATGTGCACAGGAGAGCGCAGGAAGCTGACTGTCCCTGCATCACTGGCATATGGCAAGGAAGGAAAAG GCAAGATCCCACCAAGCAGTACCCTAGTTTTTGACATTGAGCTCATGGAGATCCGAAATGGTCCCAGGTCACATGAGTCTTTCCGGAATATGGATCTCAATGACGACTGGAAGCTCTCCAAAcaagag GTGAAGGAGTTCCTGAAGAAGGAATTTGAGAAACATGGATACTCACCCAATGACACAAATCATGAAGTGATGGTAGATGACATCTTCAAGAATGAGGATGAAGATAAAGATGGTTTTATATCTGTGAGGGAATTCACCTACCAACACGATGAGCTCTAA
- the fkbp14 gene encoding peptidyl-prolyl cis-trans isomerase FKBP14 isoform X1 has protein sequence MILFAICSIFPSLLVLAIGRKLPEPEVKIEVKHKPFMCYRKSKYGDMLLVHYEGFLESNGTMFHSSREHGDKNPVWFTLGIREVIKGWDKGLQNMCTGERRKLTVPASLAYGKEGKGKIPPSSTLVFDIELMEIRNGPRSHESFRNMDLNDDWKLSKQEVKEFLKKEFEKHGYSPNDTNHEVMVDDIFKNEDEDKDGFISVREFTYQHDEL, from the exons ATGATCCTCTTTGCGATTTGTTCGATCTTCCCCTCGCTGCTTGTGCTCGCCATTGGAAGGAAGCTGCCTGAGCCAGAAGTGAAAATTGAAGTTAAACATAAACCCTTCATGTGTTACCGCAAATCAAAATATGGAGACATGCTTCTTGTTCATTATGAGGGCTTCTTGGAGAGCAATGGCACCATGTTTCATTCCAG CCGCGAGCACGGGGATAAGAATCCAGTATGGTTCACTCTTGGGATCCGCGAAGTGATTAAGGGTTGGGATAAGGGTCTACAGAACATGTGCACAGGAGAGCGCAGGAAGCTGACTGTCCCTGCATCACTGGCATATGGCAAGGAAGGAAAAG GCAAGATCCCACCAAGCAGTACCCTAGTTTTTGACATTGAGCTCATGGAGATCCGAAATGGTCCCAGGTCACATGAGTCTTTCCGGAATATGGATCTCAATGACGACTGGAAGCTCTCCAAAcaagag GTGAAGGAGTTCCTGAAGAAGGAATTTGAGAAACATGGATACTCACCCAATGACACAAATCATGAAGTGATGGTAGATGACATCTTCAAGAATGAGGATGAAGATAAAGATGGTTTTATATCTGTGAGGGAATTCACCTACCAACACGATGAGCTCTAA